The following DNA comes from Methylophilus sp. 5.
CTCTTCAATCGCATCAGCCCCTTCCCATCTGAATACTGTTTTGGCAATTTCCCAAGCTTGCGCTTCGGTCACAGCATAATTTTGCGTTGTCCCTTCTGCACCACTTTGTTTCACTTTGACAACATCTTGCATGGTTGAACAACCAGAGGCAGTGATTGCTAACGCAACTAAACCGGCGCTAGCGATTTTTTTTATTATATTCATTCTTATTCTTTCAAATTATTAAGTAAAAATTGGTTAACCCAATTGAGCGAGACATTAGCAGATTTTGAGCGGCAAAGCCATGTTGAGCAGCCTTACTTTCTAATACCATACTCCAGCACAAACCACTGCGGACTCATGCCAGCCAGCGCTATACGTAGCGTTGCCAACTCCGCCTCTGGCCCATGCACCTCAATACGCACCAGTTGAGAGACCTCACCCATCTCATGCAAAATGGGGCGCAGGTTTTCAATATGCGCTAACAAAGCCGCCGCATTCTCAAAGCCTTCGCGGTAGTGTGCGAGGTCGCCATTGAAACTAAAGCCATAGTATAAGCAGCCCGGTTCACGGGATGACCATGCCACATATTTTTCACAGATGGCGCGAAAAGCATCAGCCTTGCCAGGGTGAATTTCAAAATAAGGGGAAACTGAACAGCAGGTATCTGACGTGGCCATGAAGTAAAAATATTCGCTTAAAAATCAGAACGGTGATTAATTCGCCAGCTCGGCACCTTCAACCACCACCCGGAAAAACTGCAATGCAGCCTGATCCTGAATGCGTACACCAGTCGCCACCGAGCCGCGCTTGCCAGGTGCGATACCGCCATTAATCAGCATAGAGCGGCTTTGGTCGACCAGGCGGCCACGGCTATCGTATTGCAACATACGTACCTGCACCCGGCCAACCTGCACGCTGCTATTGTTCTGCACCGCGGCATACACCATACCAGTGTTATCTGCCAACGGCCCTGAAGGCAGGTAGCGCGCGGGGTTGCGTGGTAAATCTATACGCATGGCACGGCCAGCGGCCTCTTTGCCAATCTCGGAATCCGAACTGGCAGCGAGCTGGTAATGCTGCAAGGCCAGCGAGGTCTCGCCGCGGCCTTCGGCAATCTGGCCTAGCAAGGCATAGCCTGGCGCAGTAGGCAGCAAGGCGTTGGCTTTTTTCAAGAAAGGTTCGGCCTGCGCTTTTTTACCCTCATTAAACAAGGCTATGCCACTTTGCACATAAGGCTTAAAGTAGTCAGGCTGCATCTGGATCGCTTTATCGTAAAACGCCAGTGCTTCGGTGGTATTCTTTTTGGTCAGCGCAATATCACCCAGCAACTCCTGAAAACGTGGTTCGCGCGGCTCCAGACTCATCGCCTTTTTGGCCAAGGTTTTGGCTTTTTCCGCATCGCC
Coding sequences within:
- a CDS encoding putative quinol monooxygenase produces the protein MATSDTCCSVSPYFEIHPGKADAFRAICEKYVAWSSREPGCLYYGFSFNGDLAHYREGFENAAALLAHIENLRPILHEMGEVSQLVRIEVHGPEAELATLRIALAGMSPQWFVLEYGIRK